The Methylotenera sp. G11 genome includes a window with the following:
- a CDS encoding DsbC family protein has protein sequence MLKKIVSIALLSALTTFAMADEASVKKAVESAYPKFKVDKVTKTPYAGLYEVFMGGQIIYTDEKLTFLIAEGRLVDPKTKKDITGERLDELTRIDFNSLPLDQAIKVVKGDGSRKLVVFSDVDCPYCKRLERNELSNITDVTVYTFLYPIEQLHPDAANKSKLIWCASNRAKAWENWILKDQLPSAAGNCEVPLEKVGQLARKAGVNSTPTLFFADGKRMLGAQPYKEIERMLNAAAKK, from the coding sequence ATGTTAAAAAAAATAGTCAGCATTGCTTTGCTTAGCGCACTGACAACCTTTGCCATGGCTGATGAAGCTAGTGTGAAAAAGGCTGTGGAGAGTGCATACCCAAAATTCAAAGTGGATAAAGTCACGAAAACGCCTTATGCAGGTTTGTATGAAGTGTTTATGGGTGGCCAGATTATCTATACCGATGAGAAGCTGACCTTTTTAATTGCAGAAGGCCGCCTGGTTGACCCGAAGACAAAGAAAGACATCACGGGTGAGCGTCTCGATGAGTTGACCAGAATTGACTTTAACAGTTTGCCGCTGGATCAGGCGATCAAAGTGGTGAAAGGGGATGGCAGCCGTAAGCTGGTTGTGTTTTCAGATGTTGACTGCCCATACTGCAAACGTCTGGAACGTAATGAGCTTTCCAATATTACAGACGTAACCGTTTATACATTCCTGTATCCGATTGAACAGTTGCATCCCGATGCCGCTAATAAATCCAAGCTGATCTGGTGTGCAAGCAACCGTGCCAAAGCCTGGGAAAACTGGATTTTGAAAGATCAGCTGCCAAGTGCGGCAGGTAATTGTGAAGTGCCATTGGAAAAAGTGGGGCAACTGGCAAGAAAAGCCGGGGTTAACAGTACGCCGACTTTGTTTTTTGCCGACGGTAAACGCATGCTGGGCGCGCAGCCTTATAAGGAAATCGAGCGTATGCTGAACGCCGCCGCTAAAAAGTAA